In Acaryochloris marina S15, a single genomic region encodes these proteins:
- a CDS encoding Uma2 family endonuclease, which produces MVQPSSKTLTLAEFLELPETKPANEYLDSQIIQKPIPQGKHSVIQGELVPAINGVVKSKRIARAFPELRCTFGHRSIVPDIAVFLWHRIPRDQNGEIANAFSTAPDWVVEILSPNQSQTKVTKNILHCLQHGTEVGWLIDPGEQTVFVYRPKQEPEVLDEPDKIIPAPSFANELQLTVRELFAWLLE; this is translated from the coding sequence ATGGTACAGCCCTCCTCAAAAACGCTGACCTTGGCAGAGTTTTTGGAATTGCCAGAAACGAAACCTGCCAATGAATACCTTGATAGCCAAATTATTCAAAAGCCAATACCCCAAGGGAAACATAGCGTCATTCAAGGAGAACTTGTACCTGCTATCAATGGGGTCGTTAAATCCAAACGTATTGCTCGTGCCTTTCCTGAACTGCGCTGTACATTTGGCCATCGTTCAATCGTTCCTGATATTGCAGTGTTTCTTTGGCACCGAATTCCCCGCGATCAGAATGGGGAAATTGCCAACGCGTTTTCTACTGCACCAGATTGGGTAGTTGAGATCCTATCTCCCAATCAAAGCCAAACAAAGGTCACAAAGAATATTCTTCACTGTTTGCAGCATGGAACCGAAGTGGGTTGGTTAATCGACCCAGGTGAACAAACAGTGTTTGTCTATCGTCCCAAGCAAGAACCTGAAGTCCTGGATGAGCCAGATAAAATCATTCCTGCACCCTCTTTTGCCAACGAGTTACAGCTTACGGTAAGAGAGTTATTTGCTTGGCTGCTGGAGTAA
- a CDS encoding Mo-dependent nitrogenase C-terminal domain-containing protein: protein MMFYINSCKYSKSIDYRFKSSFLKLEHSFFAAVNIEKRSTASLIYQLIPSKCPLESEIYFFSHKLGHSPPLCKLNPAYTEFMAFRFWALSHLTDHC from the coding sequence ATGATGTTTTATATAAACAGCTGCAAGTACTCCAAATCAATCGATTACCGTTTCAAATCATCTTTTTTGAAGCTAGAACATTCATTCTTTGCTGCAGTCAATATTGAAAAACGTTCAACTGCGAGTCTCATCTATCAATTAATTCCTTCCAAGTGTCCCTTAGAATCAGAAATCTATTTCTTTAGTCATAAGTTGGGCCATAGTCCTCCACTGTGCAAGCTCAACCCAGCTTACACAGAGTTTATGGCTTTTAGGTTTTGGGCTCTTTCCCACCTCACTGATCATTGTTGA
- a CDS encoding IS630 family transposase — MLAQFKLRFTQSTRKKIEAKLRQAYGSQNLRLVKRISALLQLGQGGSVAQVAETLALGEQTIRDYLHAFLKRGIASFRYKASQGRRSKLTPRQRQQLKSWIKAGPLKAGYECGCWSALMVQDLIAKRFNVSYHPHYVSTLLRNLGFSFQRARFVAAHLNEAKRQEWMTHKWPEILRLSAAKDALILFGDEASFAQWGSLSYTWSLRGDQPTLPTSGKRKAYKVFGLIDYHSGQFFYQGQTGRFNSEGYTAFLTQVLQQTHKHIILIQDGARYHTSKATKQFFDQQSARLTPFQLPTYSPDFNPIEFLWKKLKKRSTHLRFFKQFDDLVQQVDEGLLYFSQTPNEITVLMGKYCKTLGTQAA; from the coding sequence ATGCTCGCACAATTCAAACTGCGCTTTACCCAATCAACACGCAAAAAGATTGAAGCTAAACTGCGCCAGGCATACGGGAGTCAGAATTTACGTCTGGTCAAACGTATTAGTGCTTTATTGCAGCTTGGTCAAGGTGGTTCAGTGGCACAGGTAGCTGAAACATTGGCACTAGGCGAACAAACGATCAGGGATTATCTGCATGCATTTCTAAAACGAGGTATCGCTAGCTTTAGATACAAAGCGTCTCAAGGACGTCGCAGCAAACTCACTCCACGGCAACGACAACAGCTCAAGTCATGGATTAAAGCAGGTCCGCTCAAAGCTGGATACGAGTGTGGTTGTTGGAGTGCATTAATGGTTCAAGACCTGATTGCGAAACGCTTCAATGTTTCCTATCATCCCCATTATGTGAGTACTCTACTGAGGAACTTAGGCTTTTCATTTCAAAGAGCACGGTTTGTTGCAGCTCATCTCAATGAAGCCAAGCGACAAGAATGGATGACACACAAATGGCCTGAGATTTTGCGTTTATCAGCAGCCAAAGATGCCCTAATTTTATTTGGGGATGAGGCCAGTTTTGCGCAGTGGGGGTCGTTAAGCTACACCTGGAGTCTTCGTGGAGACCAGCCAACATTGCCCACCAGTGGTAAACGGAAGGCTTACAAGGTGTTTGGATTAATTGATTATCATTCTGGTCAGTTCTTCTATCAAGGTCAGACGGGACGCTTCAATTCTGAAGGGTATACTGCTTTTCTAACTCAAGTACTCCAGCAGACTCACAAGCATATTATTCTCATTCAGGACGGGGCTAGATATCACACCAGTAAAGCAACTAAGCAGTTCTTTGACCAGCAATCCGCTCGCCTTACTCCTTTCCAATTACCCACATATTCTCCTGACTTCAACCCAATTGAATTCTTGTGGAAGAAACTCAAAAAACGCAGCACACACCTACGGTTCTTCAAGCAATTTGATGACTTAGTTCAGCAGGTCGATGAGGGGCTACTGTACTTTAGTCAGACTCCCAATGAAATTACTGTCTTAATGGGCAAATATTGCAAAACCTTGGGTACACAAGCTGCCTAG